From a region of the Mycobacterium intracellulare ATCC 13950 genome:
- a CDS encoding acyl-CoA thioesterase, producing MASAPVVPPAPDGLTSNDFPVLWPVGTRWADNDMFGHLNNAVYYQLFDTAINAWINTATGLDPITTPALGIVAESGCRYFSELHFPQDLTVGLAVTRLGRSSVTYRLGVFESGDGDPRPITALGHWVHVYVDRVTRKSVPIPDPVRTLLSTASVGESA from the coding sequence ATGGCGTCGGCTCCAGTAGTTCCCCCCGCCCCGGACGGGTTGACCAGCAACGACTTCCCGGTGCTGTGGCCCGTCGGGACGCGATGGGCCGACAACGACATGTTCGGCCACCTCAACAACGCCGTCTACTACCAGTTGTTCGACACCGCGATCAACGCCTGGATCAACACCGCCACCGGGCTGGACCCGATCACCACTCCGGCGCTGGGCATCGTCGCCGAGTCGGGCTGCCGCTACTTCTCCGAACTGCATTTCCCCCAAGACCTCACGGTGGGCCTGGCCGTGACCCGGCTGGGCCGCAGCAGCGTCACCTACCGGCTGGGCGTGTTCGAGTCCGGTGACGGCGACCCGCGGCCGATCACCGCGCTGGGACATTGGGTGCACGTCTACGTCGACCGGGTTACGCGCAAGTCCGTCCCGATTCCCGACCCCGTCCGGACCCTGCTGTCGACGGCCAGCGTCGGCGAATCGGCCTAG
- the fadD5 gene encoding fatty-acid--CoA ligase FadD5, which translates to MTAQLADHLTEQPYLARRQNWVNQLERHALMQPNATALRFLGKTLTWGELRGRVAALADALSRRGVGFGDRVMILMLNRTEFVESVLAINMLGAIAVPLNFRLTAAEIAFLVQDCEARVIITESVLAPVATGVRDIESMLGTIVVAGGSTDDTVLGYEDLVNETGESHQPVDIPNDSPALIMYTSGTTGRPKGAVLTHTNLTGQTMTGLYTNGADINSDVGFIGVPFFHIAGIGNLLTGVLLGIPTVIYPLGAFEPGQLLDVLAAEKVTGIFLVPAQWQAVCAEQQARPRDLKLRVISWGAAPAPDALLREMSARFPGTQILAAFGQTEMSPVTCMLLGEDAIRKRGSVGKVIPTVAARVVDENMNDVPIGEVGEIVYRAPTLMSGYWNNPEATAEAFAGGWFHSGDLVRMDSDGYVWVVDRKKDMIISGGENIYCAEVENVLASHPSIVEVAVIGRAHDKWGEVPIAVAAVAGEGLALDELDEFLTERLARYKHPKALEIVDALPRNPAGKVLKTELRIRYGAAKID; encoded by the coding sequence TTGACCGCGCAATTGGCAGACCATCTGACAGAGCAGCCGTACCTCGCCCGGCGGCAGAACTGGGTGAACCAACTCGAGCGGCACGCGCTGATGCAGCCGAACGCGACCGCGCTGAGGTTCCTGGGCAAGACACTGACGTGGGGCGAACTGCGCGGCCGGGTGGCGGCGCTGGCCGACGCGCTGAGCCGCCGGGGTGTCGGCTTCGGCGACCGCGTCATGATCCTGATGCTCAACCGCACCGAGTTCGTCGAATCGGTGCTGGCCATCAACATGCTCGGCGCCATCGCCGTGCCGCTGAACTTCCGGCTGACCGCGGCCGAAATCGCCTTCCTGGTCCAGGATTGCGAAGCGCGGGTGATCATCACCGAATCGGTGCTCGCCCCGGTGGCAACCGGCGTGCGCGACATCGAGTCGATGCTCGGCACCATCGTGGTCGCCGGCGGTTCGACCGACGACACCGTGCTCGGTTACGAAGACCTCGTCAACGAGACCGGGGAGTCGCACCAACCCGTCGACATCCCGAACGACTCGCCGGCGCTGATCATGTACACCTCGGGCACCACCGGCCGCCCCAAGGGCGCCGTGCTCACCCACACCAACCTGACCGGACAGACGATGACCGGGCTGTACACCAACGGCGCCGACATCAACAGCGACGTCGGGTTCATCGGGGTGCCGTTCTTCCACATCGCCGGCATCGGCAACTTGCTGACCGGGGTGCTGCTCGGCATCCCCACGGTCATCTACCCGCTCGGCGCGTTCGAGCCCGGGCAGCTCCTCGACGTGCTGGCGGCAGAAAAGGTCACCGGGATTTTTCTGGTTCCCGCGCAGTGGCAGGCGGTCTGCGCCGAGCAACAGGCGCGCCCGCGCGACCTGAAACTGCGGGTGATCTCGTGGGGTGCCGCCCCGGCTCCCGACGCGCTGCTGCGGGAGATGTCGGCGAGGTTTCCCGGCACCCAGATCCTGGCCGCGTTCGGCCAGACGGAGATGTCGCCGGTCACCTGCATGCTGCTCGGCGAGGACGCCATCCGGAAGCGCGGCTCGGTCGGCAAGGTGATCCCGACGGTCGCCGCCCGGGTCGTCGACGAGAACATGAACGACGTGCCCATCGGCGAGGTCGGTGAAATCGTTTATCGCGCACCAACTTTGATGAGCGGCTACTGGAACAATCCCGAGGCGACGGCGGAAGCGTTCGCCGGCGGCTGGTTCCACTCCGGCGACCTGGTCCGCATGGACTCCGACGGCTACGTGTGGGTGGTCGACCGCAAGAAGGACATGATCATCTCGGGTGGCGAGAACATCTACTGCGCCGAGGTGGAGAACGTCCTGGCCAGCCACCCGAGCATCGTCGAAGTCGCCGTCATCGGCCGGGCCCACGACAAGTGGGGCGAGGTGCCGATCGCGGTCGCCGCGGTGGCGGGCGAGGGGTTGGCGCTCGACGAGTTGGACGAGTTCCTGACCGAGCGACTGGCGCGCTACAAGCACCCGAAGGCGCTCGAGATCGTCGACGCGCTGCCGCGCAACCCGGCCGGCAAGGTGCTCAAAACTGAGCTGCGGATCCGCTACGGGGCCGCAAAAATCGACTAA
- a CDS encoding flavin-containing monooxygenase: MPADPMTDLSVGIIGAGPGGLALGIMLSRAGFRDFTIFDREDGVGGTWRINTYPGLACDVKSHLYSFSFDLNAHWSRLWSGQPEILDYFQRSADKHGLGTHLKLRTEIRSARWDSDTQRWCLTTATGEQHHFNVVVSAVGLFTRPLLPDLVEEEPFTGTVMHSSRWDHSIPLEGKKIAVLGTGSTASQLIPELAKVAGTVYSVQRSPTWILPKPDRRYTRGERWAFAHLPFAKKIYRTRLWLRSESNIAVIEHGSEKTEQFTALALRLLENTVDDEELRRKLTPDHPMGCKRLVFSSDYLPALTRPNVEVVTSPARSLRARSLVTEDGTEREVDLVVCATGYAAADYLGELDVSGEHGITLRQVWRDGAHAYLGMAMPDFPNFFMLYGPNTNVGSNSVIFILEAQARYIVRALRHLRRRRKRYVAVRASALAEFVAKIDRWMVGTVWTTQCSNYFRAPNGRVVTQWPRSARTFWGMTRRFRPADFRFEPPATSAASPVAVPERGTR; this comes from the coding sequence ATGCCTGCAGATCCGATGACCGACCTGTCGGTCGGCATCATCGGCGCCGGCCCGGGCGGCCTGGCGCTGGGAATCATGCTGTCACGCGCCGGGTTTCGTGACTTCACCATCTTCGACCGCGAAGATGGCGTCGGGGGCACCTGGCGGATCAACACCTATCCGGGACTGGCGTGCGACGTCAAGTCGCACCTCTACTCGTTCTCGTTCGACCTGAACGCCCACTGGTCACGGCTGTGGTCGGGCCAACCCGAAATCCTGGACTACTTCCAGCGCAGCGCCGACAAGCACGGCCTGGGGACCCACCTGAAACTGCGCACCGAAATCCGTTCCGCACGATGGGATTCGGACACCCAGCGATGGTGCCTGACCACCGCGACCGGCGAACAGCACCACTTCAACGTCGTCGTCTCGGCCGTGGGCCTGTTCACCCGGCCGCTGCTGCCCGACCTCGTCGAGGAAGAGCCCTTCACCGGAACGGTGATGCACTCGTCACGCTGGGACCACTCGATCCCGCTGGAAGGCAAGAAGATTGCGGTGCTCGGCACCGGGTCGACGGCCTCCCAGCTGATCCCCGAATTGGCCAAAGTGGCCGGCACGGTGTATTCGGTGCAACGATCGCCCACCTGGATACTGCCCAAGCCCGACCGGCGCTACACCCGGGGGGAGCGCTGGGCCTTCGCGCACCTCCCGTTCGCCAAGAAGATCTACCGCACCCGGCTGTGGCTGCGCAGCGAATCCAACATCGCGGTGATCGAGCACGGCAGCGAAAAGACCGAGCAATTCACCGCCCTCGCCCTGCGGCTGCTCGAAAACACGGTCGACGATGAGGAATTGCGCCGCAAGCTCACACCGGACCATCCGATGGGCTGCAAGCGGCTGGTGTTCTCCTCGGACTACCTGCCCGCGCTGACCCGCCCCAACGTCGAGGTGGTGACCAGCCCGGCGCGCTCCCTGCGCGCCCGGTCCCTGGTGACCGAAGACGGCACCGAACGCGAGGTCGACCTGGTGGTGTGCGCCACCGGCTACGCCGCCGCCGACTATCTCGGGGAGCTGGACGTTTCCGGCGAACACGGAATCACGCTGCGGCAGGTCTGGCGCGACGGCGCGCACGCCTACCTCGGCATGGCCATGCCTGATTTCCCCAATTTCTTCATGCTGTACGGGCCGAACACCAACGTCGGCTCCAACAGCGTCATCTTCATCCTCGAAGCCCAGGCGCGCTACATCGTGCGGGCGCTGCGGCACCTGCGCCGCCGCCGCAAACGCTACGTCGCGGTGCGTGCCTCGGCGCTGGCCGAGTTCGTCGCCAAGATCGACCGCTGGATGGTGGGCACCGTCTGGACCACCCAGTGCAGCAACTACTTCCGCGCCCCCAACGGGCGCGTGGTCACCCAGTGGCCGCGCAGCGCCCGAACCTTCTGGGGGATGACGCGCAGGTTCAGGCCCGCCGACTTCCGTTTCGAACCGCCCGCCACCTCCGCCGCGTCCCCGGTCGCCGTGCCCGAGCGGGGCACCCGATGA
- a CDS encoding SDR family NAD(P)-dependent oxidoreductase: MNPRVALVTGAAGGQGRAIAERLRAKGFSVAACDRRADELAAAVRQSGDEELIAVELDVTAEQQWDSAVARVVDRFGSLSTLVNCAGVLHRASLTEETAEGFENSWRVNCLGAFLGMRATLEHLRAAPDASIVNICSTGAIRPFPQHGAYGSSKWALRGLTQTAAAELAPSGIRVNAVFPGPIATTMLDETTQTRLAAASMFGRIGRADEVADAVAFLVSGEASFITGSELIIDGGQCLQIR, encoded by the coding sequence ATGAACCCACGTGTCGCACTCGTGACCGGCGCGGCCGGCGGGCAGGGCCGGGCCATCGCCGAACGCCTACGTGCCAAGGGGTTTTCGGTGGCCGCCTGCGATCGGCGGGCCGACGAACTCGCCGCCGCGGTGCGCCAATCGGGCGACGAGGAACTGATCGCGGTGGAGCTCGACGTCACCGCGGAGCAGCAGTGGGACTCGGCCGTCGCACGCGTCGTCGACCGTTTCGGGTCGCTGAGCACGCTGGTCAACTGCGCCGGCGTGCTGCACCGCGCGTCGTTGACCGAGGAGACCGCCGAAGGATTCGAAAACTCGTGGCGGGTCAACTGTCTGGGCGCGTTCCTCGGCATGCGCGCCACGCTCGAACACCTGCGCGCGGCGCCCGACGCCTCCATCGTCAACATCTGCAGCACCGGCGCGATCCGCCCGTTCCCCCAGCACGGCGCCTACGGCTCGTCGAAGTGGGCGCTGCGCGGCCTGACCCAGACCGCCGCCGCCGAACTCGCGCCCTCCGGCATCCGGGTCAACGCGGTGTTCCCCGGGCCGATCGCCACCACGATGCTCGACGAGACCACCCAGACCCGGCTCGCTGCGGCATCGATGTTCGGGCGGATAGGCCGCGCCGACGAAGTCGCCGACGCCGTGGCGTTCCTGGTCTCCGGCGAGGCGTCGTTCATCACCGGCTCCGAACTCATCATCGACGGTGGTCAATGCCTGCAGATCCGATGA
- a CDS encoding MlaE family ABC transporter permease, protein MSTTTVFRSRFPRAAENLNRYGLAAARGLDDIGQMAWFGGVALAHIPHALRNYRKETLRLVAQIGMGTGAMAVIGGTVAIVGFVTLSGSSLVAIQGFASLGNIGVEAFTGFFAALINVRIAAPVVTGIAMAATVGAGATAELGAMRISEEIDALEVMGIKSISFLATTRIMAGLVVIIPLYALAMIMSFLSPQITTTVLYGQSNGTYEHYFRTFLRPDDVFWSFLEAILITAVVMITHCFYGYNAGGGPVGVGEAVGRSMRFSLVSVQVVVLAAALALYGVNPNFALTV, encoded by the coding sequence ATGTCGACGACCACCGTCTTTCGCTCCCGCTTCCCGCGGGCCGCAGAGAATCTCAACCGCTACGGCCTGGCCGCGGCGCGCGGGCTCGACGACATCGGCCAGATGGCGTGGTTCGGCGGGGTGGCCCTGGCACACATCCCGCACGCGCTGCGCAACTACCGCAAGGAAACCCTGCGTCTGGTCGCCCAGATCGGGATGGGCACCGGCGCCATGGCCGTCATCGGCGGCACCGTCGCCATCGTCGGCTTCGTGACGTTGTCCGGTAGCTCCCTGGTCGCGATCCAGGGGTTCGCCTCGCTGGGCAACATCGGCGTCGAGGCGTTCACCGGATTCTTCGCCGCGCTGATCAACGTGCGCATCGCCGCGCCCGTCGTCACCGGCATCGCGATGGCCGCCACGGTCGGCGCCGGCGCGACGGCCGAGCTGGGCGCGATGCGCATCAGCGAGGAGATCGACGCGCTGGAAGTGATGGGTATCAAGTCGATTTCGTTCCTGGCGACCACCCGGATCATGGCCGGGCTGGTGGTGATCATCCCGCTGTACGCGCTGGCGATGATCATGTCGTTCCTGTCGCCGCAGATCACCACGACCGTGCTCTACGGACAATCCAACGGCACCTACGAGCACTACTTCCGGACGTTCCTGCGCCCCGACGACGTCTTCTGGTCGTTCCTGGAAGCCATCCTTATCACCGCGGTCGTCATGATCACCCACTGCTTCTACGGCTACAACGCCGGCGGCGGGCCGGTCGGCGTGGGCGAGGCCGTCGGCCGATCGATGCGCTTCTCGCTGGTGTCGGTGCAGGTTGTCGTGTTGGCCGCCGCGTTGGCGCTCTATGGCGTCAACCCCAACTTCGCGCTCACGGTGTAG
- a CDS encoding MCE family protein — protein sequence MSAPIQTNAPRTPPYKWAGLAALVIAALVLGFVYGQFRGDFTPKTNLTMLASRAGLVMDPGSKVTYNGVEIGRVGSIAETVRDGKPAAKFTLEVYPRYLKLIPSNVNADIKATTVFGGKYVSLTTPAHPSPQKISAHTVLDARSVTTEINTLFQTITSIAQKVDPVKLNLTLSAAAQSLAGLGEKFGQSVVNANAVLDEVNPRMPQARKDIQQLAALGDTYADASPDLFDFLNNAVVTSRTINAQQKDLDQALLSAAGFGNTGADLFTKGGPYLARGAADLVPTAQLLDTYSPELFCAVRNYHDIEPKAASFLGGNGYSLNSHTQALSGLGLIANPLSLVAVAALTLGLGATAGLVGGAPNPYVWPENLPRVNARGGPGGAPGCWQPLTHDLWPAPELVMDSGNSIAPYNHLDTGSPYAIEYVWGRQVGDNTINP from the coding sequence ATGTCAGCGCCGATCCAGACCAACGCCCCCCGGACCCCGCCGTACAAGTGGGCCGGGTTGGCGGCGCTGGTGATCGCCGCGCTGGTCCTCGGTTTCGTCTACGGCCAGTTCCGCGGCGACTTCACCCCCAAGACCAACCTGACGATGCTGGCGTCGCGGGCCGGTCTGGTGATGGATCCGGGCTCGAAGGTGACCTACAACGGGGTGGAGATCGGGCGGGTCGGCAGCATCGCGGAGACGGTGCGCGACGGCAAGCCGGCGGCGAAGTTCACGCTCGAGGTCTATCCGCGGTATTTGAAGCTGATCCCGTCCAATGTGAATGCCGATATCAAGGCGACGACGGTGTTCGGTGGCAAGTACGTGTCGTTGACGACGCCGGCGCACCCGTCGCCGCAGAAGATCTCGGCGCACACCGTGCTCGACGCGCGTTCGGTGACCACCGAGATCAACACGCTGTTTCAGACGATCACCTCGATCGCGCAGAAGGTCGATCCGGTCAAGTTGAATCTGACGTTGAGCGCGGCGGCGCAGTCGTTGGCCGGGCTGGGGGAGAAGTTCGGGCAGTCGGTGGTGAATGCGAACGCGGTTTTGGATGAGGTGAATCCGCGGATGCCGCAGGCGCGCAAGGACATTCAGCAGTTGGCGGCGCTGGGCGACACCTATGCGGACGCCTCGCCGGATCTGTTCGACTTCTTGAACAACGCGGTGGTCACCTCGCGCACGATCAACGCGCAGCAAAAGGATCTGGATCAGGCGTTGTTGTCGGCGGCCGGGTTCGGCAACACCGGCGCGGACCTGTTCACCAAGGGCGGCCCGTATCTGGCGCGCGGGGCCGCCGATCTGGTGCCCACGGCCCAGCTGCTCGACACCTACAGCCCCGAACTGTTCTGCGCGGTCCGCAATTACCACGACATCGAGCCCAAGGCCGCCTCGTTCCTGGGCGGCAACGGCTACTCGCTCAACAGCCACACCCAGGCCCTGTCCGGGCTGGGCCTGATCGCCAACCCGCTGTCGCTGGTCGCCGTCGCCGCGCTCACGCTTGGGCTCGGTGCCACGGCAGGTTTGGTCGGTGGGGCGCCCAACCCCTACGTCTGGCCCGAGAACCTGCCGCGGGTGAACGCCCGCGGCGGCCCCGGCGGCGCCCCCGGTTGCTGGCAGCCGCTCACCCACGATCTGTGGCCGGCACCGGAGTTGGTGATGGACTCCGGCAACAGCATCGCGCCGTACAACCACCTGGACACCGGATCGCCGTACGCGATCGAGTATGTCTGGGGACGCCAGGTAGGGGATAACACGATCAACCCATGA
- a CDS encoding GntR family transcriptional regulator, with product MSMQPRSRRPLRRAQLSDEVAGHLRASIMSGTLRPGTFIRLDETAAQLGVSVTPVREALLKLRGEGMVQLEPHRGHVVLPLTRQDIEDIFWLQASIAKELAAAATDHITDAEIDELDRINESLAAAVGSGDAETIAGIEFAFHRVFNQASGRIKLAWFLLNAARYMPVLVYAADPHWGKAAVDNHRKLIAALRHRDTAAVIEHTVWQFTDAAARLTEMRDRAGNPF from the coding sequence ATGTCCATGCAGCCGAGGAGCCGGCGGCCGCTGCGGCGGGCTCAGCTGTCCGATGAGGTCGCGGGCCATCTGCGGGCGTCGATCATGTCCGGAACGCTGCGTCCGGGGACGTTCATCCGTCTCGACGAGACCGCGGCCCAGCTAGGGGTCAGCGTCACCCCGGTGCGCGAAGCCCTGCTGAAGTTGCGCGGCGAGGGCATGGTGCAGCTGGAGCCGCACCGCGGCCACGTCGTGTTGCCGCTCACCCGCCAGGACATCGAGGACATCTTCTGGCTGCAGGCCTCGATCGCCAAGGAGCTGGCGGCCGCGGCCACCGACCACATCACCGACGCCGAGATCGACGAGCTGGACCGCATCAACGAGTCGCTCGCCGCGGCCGTCGGATCCGGCGACGCCGAGACCATCGCGGGCATCGAGTTCGCCTTTCACCGGGTCTTCAACCAGGCCAGCGGCCGGATCAAGCTCGCGTGGTTCCTGCTCAACGCCGCCCGCTACATGCCGGTGCTGGTGTACGCGGCCGATCCGCACTGGGGCAAGGCCGCCGTCGACAACCACCGGAAGCTGATCGCCGCGCTGCGCCACCGCGACACCGCCGCGGTGATCGAGCACACCGTATGGCAGTTCACCGACGCGGCGGCCCGGCTGACCGAGATGCGCGACCGCGCCGGCAATCCCTTCTAG
- a CDS encoding alpha/beta hydrolase has protein sequence MTELDGADRLDPALRALATTRTDFSAAAIQLTRGPFNERRRITAEQTDAGDVRIDEDNAAGVGVRIYRGGPAPAPALVYCHAGGFALGNLDTDHRQCVELARRGRCTVVSVDYRLAPEHPYPAALDDASAVLRWVIDDAASLGVDPARVAVAGSSAGAALAACLAQRAADGSLPPVVFQLLHQPVLDDRPTGSKSEFRTSPAFDGEGAELMWRHYLDPKAAPEAAVPARRPEFAGLAPALITCAEIDPFRDEAIDYALRLLHAGISAELHVFARACHGFDSLLPEWPGSQRLFALQGEALAGALHGD, from the coding sequence ATGACGGAGCTCGACGGCGCTGACCGCCTCGACCCGGCGCTGCGCGCACTGGCGACCACGCGCACGGACTTCTCGGCCGCCGCGATCCAGCTGACGCGTGGACCGTTCAACGAACGCCGCCGCATCACCGCCGAGCAGACCGACGCCGGTGACGTCCGGATCGACGAGGACAACGCGGCCGGCGTCGGGGTGCGCATCTATCGCGGTGGCCCAGCCCCGGCGCCCGCCCTCGTGTATTGCCACGCCGGCGGTTTCGCGCTGGGCAACCTGGACACCGATCACCGCCAGTGCGTGGAGCTCGCCCGACGCGGTCGCTGCACGGTGGTGTCGGTGGACTACCGGCTGGCTCCGGAGCACCCCTATCCGGCCGCGCTCGACGACGCGAGCGCCGTGCTGCGCTGGGTGATCGACGACGCGGCGTCGCTCGGCGTGGACCCGGCGCGGGTGGCCGTCGCGGGCAGCAGCGCCGGCGCCGCCCTGGCCGCATGCCTGGCGCAGCGCGCCGCCGATGGATCCTTGCCGCCGGTGGTGTTCCAGCTGCTGCACCAGCCGGTGCTCGACGACCGGCCCACCGGATCCAAGTCGGAGTTCCGCACCAGTCCCGCGTTCGACGGCGAGGGTGCCGAGCTGATGTGGCGCCACTACCTCGACCCAAAGGCCGCGCCGGAGGCCGCGGTGCCCGCACGGCGACCCGAATTCGCCGGGCTGGCACCGGCTTTGATCACCTGCGCGGAGATCGATCCCTTCCGCGACGAGGCCATCGACTATGCGCTGCGGCTGCTGCACGCCGGGATCTCGGCGGAGCTGCACGTGTTTGCGCGCGCCTGCCATGGATTCGACTCACTGCTGCCGGAATGGCCGGGCTCGCAACGCCTGTTCGCGCTGCAAGGCGAGGCGCTGGCCGGCGCGCTGCACGGCGACTAG
- a CDS encoding MlaE family ABC transporter permease codes for MTSTSTSRRGPYLVGYVRDQLQTPLELVGGFFRMCVLTGKALFRWPFQWREFVLQCWFIMRVAFLPTIMVSIPLTVLLIFTLNVLLAQFGAADLSGAGAAIGAVTQLGPLTTVLVVAGAGSTAICADLGARTIREEIDAMEVLGIDPIHRLVVPRVIAATLVATLLNGLVITVGLVGGYLFGVYLQNVSGGAYLATLTTITGLPEVVIATVKAAVFGLIAGLVGCFRGLTVRGGSKGLGTAVNETVVLCVVALYAVNVVLTTIGVRFGTGH; via the coding sequence GTGACTTCGACGTCGACTAGTCGACGGGGCCCCTACCTGGTCGGCTATGTGCGCGATCAACTGCAAACCCCGCTGGAGCTTGTCGGCGGGTTCTTCCGGATGTGCGTGCTCACCGGGAAAGCCCTGTTCCGCTGGCCGTTCCAGTGGCGCGAATTCGTCCTGCAGTGTTGGTTCATCATGCGGGTGGCGTTCCTGCCGACGATCATGGTGTCGATCCCGCTGACGGTGCTGCTGATCTTCACCCTCAACGTTTTGCTGGCGCAGTTCGGCGCCGCCGACCTGTCCGGCGCCGGCGCGGCGATCGGCGCGGTCACCCAGCTCGGCCCGCTCACCACGGTGCTGGTGGTCGCCGGGGCCGGGTCGACGGCGATCTGCGCCGACCTGGGCGCGCGCACCATCCGCGAAGAGATCGACGCGATGGAGGTGCTCGGCATCGACCCGATCCACCGGCTGGTGGTGCCCCGGGTGATCGCCGCGACCCTGGTCGCCACCCTGCTCAACGGCCTGGTGATCACCGTCGGCCTGGTCGGCGGCTACCTGTTCGGCGTCTACCTGCAGAACGTGTCGGGAGGGGCGTACCTGGCCACCCTGACCACCATCACCGGCCTGCCCGAGGTCGTCATCGCGACGGTCAAGGCCGCGGTCTTCGGCCTGATCGCCGGACTGGTCGGCTGCTTCCGCGGGCTGACGGTGCGCGGCGGATCCAAAGGCCTGGGCACCGCCGTCAACGAGACCGTCGTGCTCTGCGTCGTCGCGCTGTATGCGGTCAACGTCGTGCTGACCACGATCGGCGTGCGATTCGGGACGGGGCACTGA
- a CDS encoding alcohol dehydrogenase catalytic domain-containing protein, translating to MSGIRGAVLEHIGAPRPYARSRPISIADVDLAPPGRDEVLVRIEAAGLCHSDLSVVDGNRVRPVPMLLGHEAAGIVERVGDGVGDVAVGQRVVLVFLPRCGHCAACATEGLTPCEPGSAANGAGTLLGGDIRLSRAGQPVFHHLGVSGFATHAVVNRASAVAVPPDVPADVAALLGCAVLTGGGAVLNVGQPRPGQTVAVVGLGGVGMAALLTALTYDDVRVVAVDQLPDKLAAARALGAHEAYTPQQAEDARVKAAVVVEAVGHPAALETAIALTAPGGRTITVGLPPPDARITVSPLGFVAEGRSLIGSYLGSAVPSRDIPRFVELWRSGRLPVQSLVSSTIALDEINEAMDHLADGTAVRQLIRFDA from the coding sequence ATGTCCGGAATTCGGGGCGCGGTACTGGAGCACATCGGGGCGCCCCGGCCCTACGCGCGGTCGCGGCCCATCAGCATCGCCGACGTCGACCTCGCGCCGCCGGGTCGCGACGAGGTCCTGGTCCGCATCGAGGCGGCCGGCCTCTGCCACTCCGACCTGTCGGTGGTCGACGGCAACCGCGTGCGCCCGGTGCCGATGCTGCTCGGCCACGAGGCCGCCGGGATCGTCGAGCGGGTCGGTGACGGTGTCGGCGATGTGGCCGTCGGCCAGCGGGTGGTGCTGGTGTTCCTGCCGCGCTGCGGCCATTGCGCGGCGTGCGCGACCGAAGGCCTGACGCCGTGCGAGCCGGGCAGCGCCGCCAACGGCGCCGGCACCCTGCTGGGCGGCGACATCCGGCTCAGCCGGGCCGGCCAACCGGTGTTTCACCACCTCGGGGTCTCGGGTTTCGCGACGCACGCGGTCGTCAATCGGGCCAGCGCGGTCGCGGTGCCGCCCGACGTGCCCGCCGATGTCGCCGCGCTGTTGGGGTGCGCGGTGCTCACCGGCGGCGGCGCGGTGCTCAACGTGGGGCAGCCGCGGCCGGGCCAGACGGTCGCCGTGGTCGGGCTGGGCGGCGTCGGGATGGCGGCGCTGCTCACCGCCCTCACCTATGACGACGTGCGCGTCGTCGCCGTCGACCAGTTGCCCGACAAGTTGGCCGCCGCCCGCGCCCTGGGTGCCCACGAGGCCTACACGCCGCAGCAGGCCGAGGACGCGCGGGTGAAGGCGGCCGTGGTCGTCGAGGCCGTCGGCCACCCCGCCGCGCTCGAGACCGCGATCGCCTTGACCGCGCCGGGCGGGCGCACCATCACCGTCGGCTTGCCCCCGCCGGACGCCCGGATCACGGTGTCGCCGTTGGGTTTTGTGGCCGAGGGCCGGTCGCTGATCGGCAGCTATCTCGGTTCGGCGGTGCCTAGCCGGGACATTCCGCGGTTCGTCGAGCTGTGGCGTTCCGGCCGGCTGCCGGTGCAATCGCTGGTGTCGTCGACGATCGCGCTCGACGAGATCAACGAGGCGATGGACCACCTGGCCGACGGCACCGCCGTGCGCCAGCTGATCCGATTCGACGCCTAG
- a CDS encoding SRPBCC family protein, with protein sequence MPVLSKTVEIGADAGLIMKIVGDFEAYPQWNEEIKGLWVLARYDDGRPSQLRLDTDYQGMQSMFIQAVYYPGENQIQTVLQQGDLFTKQEQLFSVVAMGASSLLTVDLDVETSMPVPAPMVKQLLNNVLDHLAESLKQRAEQLAAT encoded by the coding sequence ATGCCAGTGTTGAGCAAGACCGTCGAGATCGGCGCCGACGCCGGGTTGATCATGAAGATCGTCGGCGATTTCGAGGCCTACCCGCAGTGGAACGAGGAGATCAAGGGTCTCTGGGTGCTCGCCCGCTATGACGACGGGCGGCCCAGCCAGCTGCGGCTCGACACCGATTACCAGGGCATGCAGAGCATGTTCATCCAGGCCGTGTACTACCCGGGGGAAAACCAGATCCAGACCGTCCTGCAGCAGGGCGACCTGTTCACCAAGCAGGAGCAGCTCTTCTCCGTGGTGGCCATGGGCGCTTCCAGCCTGCTGACCGTGGACCTGGACGTCGAAACGTCGATGCCGGTCCCGGCGCCGATGGTCAAGCAACTTCTCAACAACGTCCTCGACCACCTCGCCGAGAGCCTCAAGCAGCGCGCCGAGCAGCTGGCCGCGACCTAG